One Vicia villosa cultivar HV-30 ecotype Madison, WI unplaced genomic scaffold, Vvil1.0 ctg.000325F_1_1, whole genome shotgun sequence genomic region harbors:
- the LOC131626814 gene encoding leucine-rich repeat receptor-like serine/threonine-protein kinase RGI4 — translation MSETLRNLSLSPKNFSFTFTLFLLLNSFLLIPFSYSYSPLNEQGQALLAWKNSLNNTSESLEALSSWNSLATTPCSNWFGVFCNPQGDVIEINLKSLRLQGELPSNFQPLKSLKRLILSSTNLTGRIPKEIGDYHELAVVDLSGNSLVGEIPEEVCRLSKLESLFLHTNFFEGDIPSDIGNLTSLVNFTLYDNHLSGEIPKSVGLLNKLQVFRAGGNKNLKGEIPFEIGNCTNLILLGLAETSISGSIPSSIQMLKRIRTIAIYTTLLSGSIPPEIGNCSELQNLYLYQNSLSGSIPSQIGELNNLKSLLLWQNNLVGTIPEELGRCKEIQVIDFSENLLTGSIPKILGELSNLQELQLSVNHLSGIIPAEISNCVSLTQLEVDNNALSGEIPPLIGNLRSLNLFFAWQNKLTGKIPDSLSDCQELQSLDLSYNNLIGTIPKKLFNLRNLTKLLLISNDLSGFIPPDIGNCTNLYRLRLNHNRISGDIPNEIGNLKSLNFVDISSNHLVGEIPSTLSGCQNLEFLDFHSNSLTGSIPDSLPKSLQLIDLSDNSLSGELSHTIGSLVELSKLNLGKNQLSGRIPSEILSCTKLQLLDLGSNGFTGEIPKELSLIPSLEISLNLSFNHFSGEIPSQFSSLRKLGVLDLSHNKLSGNLDSLSDLENLVLLNVSFNAFSGKLPNTPFFRKLPLSDLAENEGLYIAGDIATPGDRMESKGHAKPVMKSVMSILLSTSAVVVLLTVYVLIRSHMAEKSLMENESWEVTLYQKFDLSIDDIVLNLTSSNVIGTGSSGVVYKVTIPNGETLAVKKMWSSEESGAFNSEIQTLGSIRHKNIIRLLGWGSNRNLKLLFYDYLPNGSLSSLLHGSGKGKAEWETRYDVVLGVAHALAYLHHDCVPAILHGDVKAMNVLLGPSYQPYLADFGLARIATENDDDTNSKPAQRHYLAGSYGYMAPEHASMQPITEKSDVYSYGMVLLEVLTGRHPLDPSLPGGANMVQWVRNHLSSKGDPSEILDTKLRGRADPTMHEMLQTLAVSFLCVSTRAADRPAMKDVVAMLKEIKPVETSRADTDVLKLGGLTSSHNSPPPPKNVLSHGSSTCSYNFSDG, via the exons ATGTCTGAAACCTTAAGGAATCTCTCACTTTCTCCCAAAAACTTCTCCTTCACCTTCACCTTGTTTCTCTTATTAAACTCTTTTCTTCTCATTCCATTTTCTTACTCTTACTCACCACTCAATGAACAAGGACAGGCTCTTCTAGCATGGAAAAACAGCTTAAACAATACTTCAGAATCTTTAGAAGCACTGTCATCATGGAACTCTTTGGCCACAACACCATGCAGCAACTGGTTTGGAGTGTTTTGCAATCCACAAGGAGATGTGATAGAGATAAACTTGAAATCGTTGCGTTTACAAGGCGAGTTGCCTTCGAATTTTCAGCCGCTGAAGTCCTTGAAGAGACTCATCCTCTCATCAACAAACCTCACCGGAAGGATACCGAAAGAGATTGGAGATTATCACGAGCTCGCTGTCGTTGATCTAAGTGGAAACTCTTTGGTTGGTGAAATACCAGAAGAAGTTTGCAGGCTAAGCAAGCTTGAGAGTTTGTTTCTTCACACGAATTTCTTCGAAGGAGACATTCCGTCCGACATTGGAAATCTAACTAGTCTTGTGAACTTTACACTCTATGATAATCATCTGAGTGGCGAAATTCCAAAGAGTGTTGGTTTGTTGAACAAGCTTCAAGTGTTTAGAGCTGGTGGGAATAAGAATCTCAAAGGTGAGATTCCTTTCGAGATTGGAAACTGCACAAACTTGATCCTATTAGGCCTTGCAGAAACAAGTATTTCCGGAAGCATTCCTTCTTCGATCCAAATGCTGAAGAGAATCAGAACTATAGCCATTTACACGACTCTCTTATCGGGCTCGATTCCACCAGAGATTGGAAATTGCAGTGAGTTGCAGAATCTTTACTTGTATCAGAACTCGCTCTCGGGTTCAATTCCATCTCAAATCGGAGAACTCAACAATTTGAAGAGTTTACTCTTATGGCAGAACAATTTAGTAGGTACTATACCAGAAGAGCTTGGAAGGTGCAAAGAGATTCAAGTCATTGACTTTTCGGAAAATCTTTTAACAGGTAGCATACCGAAGATTCTCGGGGAGCTTTCAAATCTTCAAGAGCTTCAACTGAGTGTGAATCATCTCTCGGGTATCATACCTGCCGAGATTTCAAATTGCGTTTCATTGACTCAACTTGAAGTTGACAACAATGCTCTATCTGGTGAGATTCCTCCTCTTATTGGCAACTTGAGAAGCTTGAATTTGTTCTTTGCATGGCAGAACAAGTTAACAGGAAAAATTCCGGATAGTCTTTCGGATTGTCAAGAACTTCAATCACTCGATCTTTCTTACAATAATTTGATCGGTACAATACCGAAAAAGCTATTCAATTTGAGGAACCTCACAAAACTTTTGCTTATTTCCAACGATTTATCGGGTTTTATACCACCTGATATAGGAAACTGCACAAACCTCTATAGACTTAGACTGAATCACAATAGAATATCAGGTGACATTCCGAATGAGATCGGTAACTTGAAAAGTTTGAATTTTGTGGATATAAGTAGCAATCATCTAGTTGGTGAGATTCCTTCAACACTTTCTGGATGTCAAAATCTTGAGTTTCTTGACTTTCATTCGAATAGTCTTACCGGTTCGATTccagattctcttcctaaaagcCTACAATTGATTGATTTGTCCGACAATAGTCTATCAGGTGAATTGAGTCACACCATTGGTTCGTTAGTCGAGTTAAGCAAACTAAACTTAGGAAAGAATCAATTAAGTGGAAGAATCCCATCAGAGATTTTGTCTTGTACTAAGCTGCAGCTTCTAGACCTTGGAAGCAACGGTTTCACCGGAGAAATTCCGAAGGAATTGAGTCTAATTCCTTCACTAGAAATCTCTCTTAATCTCAGTTTCAACCATTTTTCTGGTGAAATACCATCACAATTCTCGAGTCTTAGAAAACTCGGAGTGCTTGATCTCTCACATAACAAACTCTCTGGGAATTTAGATTCTCTTTCCGACCTTGAAAatcttgttttgttaaatgtttcctTCAATGCCTTCTCTGGTAAGTTACCTAACACTCCTTTCTTTCGTAAACTCCCTCTTAGCGATCTTGCCGAAAACGAAGGACTTTACATTGCTGGAGATATTGCAACTCCTGGTGATAGAATGGAATCCAAAGGACATGCAAAACCGGTTATGAAATCTGTTATGTCTATTCTATTAAGCACGAGTGCGGTGGTAGTTCTGCTCACAGTCTATGTCTTGATTCGTTCGCACATGGCAGAAAAATCGCTCATGGAAAATGAAAGTTGGGAGGTGACTTTGTATCAAAAGTTTGATCTCTCCATTGACGACATTGTCTTGAATCTGACATCGTCCAACGTGATTGGCACCGGAAGTTCAGGAGTTGTTTACAAGGTAACAATTCCAAACGGTGAAACACTTGCGGTTAAAAAGATGTGGTCATCAGAAGAATCGGGAGCATTCAATTCCGAAATTCAAACGTTAGGCTCAATCCGACACAAGAACATCATTAGGCTTCTCGGTTGGGGATCCAACAGGAATCTGAAGCTTCTGTTTTACGACTATCTTCCCAACGGAAGCCTTAGCTCGTTACTTCATGGTTCGGGAAAGGGAAAAGCGGAATGGGAAACACGATATGATGTTGTATTAGGTGTGGCTCATGCACTTGCATATTTGCACCATGATTGTGTTCCTGCTATATTGCATGGAGATGTCAAAGCCATGAATGTTTTATTAGGTCCAAGCTATCAACCTTACCTTGCTGACTTCGGCTTAGCAAGAATCGCAACTGAAAATGACGATGATACTAATTCGAAGCCAGCTCAAAGACATTACCTTGCTGGTTCATATGGATACATGGCTCCTG aacatgcatcaatgcagCCTATAACTGAGAAAAGTGATGTTTACAGTTATGGTATGGTTCTACTTGAGGTCTTAACAGGAAGGCACCCTTTAGATCCATCTCTTCCGGGAGGCGCAAACATGGTTCAATGGGTTAGGAACCATTTATCTAGCAAAGGCGATCCTTCTGAAATTCTCGACACAAAGCTCAGAGGAAGGGCTGACCCTACCATGCATGAAATGCTACAAACTTTAGCAGTATCATTTCTCTGTGTAAGCACGAGAGCGGCTGATCGTCCAGCAATGAAAGACGTCGTTGCAATGCTCAAGGAAATTAAACCGGTTGAGACATCAAGAGCAGACACTGATGTATTGAAACTAGGAGGCTTAACATCATCTCATAATTCTCCACCACCTCCTAAGAATGTACTTTCGCATGGATCTTCTACTTGTTCCTATAATTTCTCGGACGGTTGA